The window AGCAATAAGTGTTGTTTTTCCACTTTCATTATCTCCTGCAATATGTTAAAACGTATTATTAAGTGAACCAGGATAAACCCAAATAAAGAAGTTACACATTTATATAATCCAACATCCATACATtttacaattatattgttacagAAGTTTGTACTATATGAGGAGAGCAACGGTTTCAATTTACCTAAGACAAGGATATTCTTGTTTGATGGTAACTTGTTGTTACCACTATTCTGCACTTCAGCCAAAATAGAGGACCTATGTAGAAAACCAAATAATGCAAGATTAAATATTATCCAAGTTATTTAAACGTTACAGGTTCTCTAATGTGTGATCTATGGCAAATGTATGCCAAAACATTCATATGCTATGGATAGTTTCTAAATACCTATGTATCCTATATTAAAATACTACATATTCTTTAAGCATACCATAAATTATCATTCTCTgcatcctctttcttttttgacTGAAAGCCATTACTCTGCAACATATTATCAATTGCCATCGTTGCCATTACTCATTTGACAGAAATGCTCTATCGATTCCGCACAATAGTCGTTGTGGCTTACAGTTAACTTCACTCGAAATGCATAGAACTTTTGAATGAAGTTTCCTTAGGTGGGTTTTAGGGAATTGGGACGATATTGTTGGTAATGGCAGTGATTACAGATTTAACAAGACTGGACACGCCTCTGTCACCGAGGCGTCGTGCTGATGAGCGTcaaaaactttaccgacagtacCTAGAAAAATCCATAGAAACGAGAACACAAATTACATTGTCATtgctaaacagaatgcaaaaaagtttgagggacgtgttcaggaggccctaaatAATGgcgcttcggggttcctgacaccccggatgccataatgtcgatatgtAAAGAGAGTCAGCGGTGCTTCGGGATCTCCGAacccccaagatgatatcaggaCAGTATGGAGAGTGTACCACCGATGCACCGGGGTCCCCAACACCCCAATacgatatcaggtcggtatgcagagagtcCCGTCACAAAGGGGACCCTGACACCTGACGATGATATCAGGTCCGGTGTACAGAGGGTGTCATTAGGGCAATGACAACATGCAGTGGGTGACAACAGAAGACACAACAGCAGTACAAGACCgggaaatgattaaaataactACAAACTTGTATTTACTATATACACCTTGGTAAGTAAATCATTTAGAAAAAGCAACTGGCGACGATTTCTCCTGAATCTTTTCATCCCTCAGCCCCTTATATCTCAGTGTTACTTACATCCCTAGAGTCCTTACATCGATGTATCTCTTACATTCCTGCGTACCTTACATCCTTCCGTTCCTTACATCGCTGCTTCGTTTATATCTCTGAagcccttatatctctgcatccctttaCATTCTACATCCTTCCGTTCCTTGCATCACTGCATCCTCTACATCCCTGCATGTCTTACACCtgtgcatcccttacatgtctgcatcctGTATATAACTGCATTCCTGCTGTCCCTACATTATGTCCTCTGACTACAAACAAaagaactaaaccttgcaaaaTTTTGGCctcctagcggcaaaaatgtcaactaaattttcgacgccGAATCAACGCCATCTGGTGGAGAAAGggggaactaaaccttgcaacatttttggccctctagcggcaaaaatgtcaaCTAAAGTTTCGACGCCGAATCGGCGCCATCTGGTGGAGAAAAggggaactaaaccttgcaacCTTTTTgtccctctagcggcaaaaatttcaactaagCTTtcaacgtcgaatcagcgccctctggcggcgaaattggaaacttaattgatCACAATCTTTCGATCTTTGGTGAGATATATACATAAAAGATGTAGGGCTGTGTGGGATACTAGAATATAAGTGATATAAGGATGTAATGGATCCAGAGATGCAAGGGCTTCAGAGATATAAAGgaagcagggatgtaagggatgcagagatgtaaggactCTAAGGATGTGAGGAACACTGAGATATAAGGGGCTGAGGGATGAAATGATTCAGAAGAAATCGGTCGGtcagttgcttttttaaaatgatttatttactaaGGCGCATGAAGCGAATACAAGAttgttttacaattattttaataatgtttcggTCTTATACTagttttaattactttataaaAAATAGAGTCAGGGGGGTGAAAATCGAGTCTTTTCAGTAGTCTGTGCGAGGGGCGGCAAAAGggggactggtaaaacaggcacgattgtCAACCGACTGTGTTGTGTTACATGCAGACCTAACTGTGCCtgggggtgtcagggaccccacaATCATGACTCCGCGCGAACAGGACAAAGGCGTGTCCTGTAAGCAAACTTTAATAGCAAAGTTTATTAACTATTATAGTATTATGCGCAATAAAAAAAGCAATATAGAACCTACCTTATAAGATGTCGggtatatattttctttcctaTCCCCTTCGGATCATCCCCTTTGTTTTTCCATTTATCTCTCAATTTTAACTGATGTTCGCTTTTCTATTTACTGAAACTGTAATTGTtggggaagaagaaaagaaggtgtaattaaaatacagaacgataaatttgtttttctctttttttcttggcGGTCGTTAGAACCGTTCGTTTACAATTTTCATTCTTCAAGTAACAAGATCATCAATGATCTACGTCGTTCATAAATCATTGCATCAATTGCACTCCACCCTGCTTTTCGTGAGGGAATTTCGATTATTCTAATTGATGACCGATCGATGTCCTCCTGTTACCGATTACTTTATCGCGCTTTTCTTTATTCTCAATCGTAGATTTTCGTAGCGCTAAATCATCAAGCATGATCTAAAACCGATTTCCGATCCGTCTTATTCCTTTTACATCCTTTAAGGCTTAATTtaacccttaaccctttcactgttgTATTCTTCTTGTGATACCCGTAAATCTATCACTGAAActcgataaataatttatttattatttattttacgattTCAGGAAAAATTTTGATGTTTCCATCGGTAATCACTTGTATAAAATTcagcaaaagggttaaataatatgGGTACAAAAAGGAGCTGTTTATTTTACGTCAACAACGTGGTTGTGTTTACAAAAATTCTGGAAAATTGTAACCACGTGGAGAGTGTTTCTCGACATGGTTGtcacgaaaaaaaagaaagggtgaAAATTTAACAGAATGCAATGTTTTAAAATGTACGATTGATGTTGGAAGAattcttattctattttaaatattaaaaattcaaaaacgttatacataataataaacATCTGACGTTGCTTTTTAGTTAGATGCTTGTTTATGTTTGTTAAACGGTTGTAACTTAAATTATTAGTTTTTAAAGTGTGTTAACATTGAAAAATGTGTACAAATTGAATGAAAACTGAAAGAGTTCAAAGAGCTAGAATTCCTGACTAACTCAAGAATCAACCCTCTGTAACCCAAACGTTTAGCCACTGTTTTTTAGTTTATTGCATCGTTAAGCATGGATATAAAACAACGTTATAAACAAAATCTTCGCATAATGTAAGATATTAAAACTTAAAACATCGTTTCGCTTCTACATACTTTTATTAAATACTTATTTGTACTAGGACTTTAAAGTCACaattatatacaaaataataataaataaaccaaACCTTACAAATAATACAAACATATCATAAAACGTCGCTTAAATCGAATGGGTTACTGAGGTGTGCTTCAATGAATTATTGCTTTTTCtagcaaatattaaattaaaattaaagataattaaaataaaattatactttaatttataaatacagtattaaaattcttaatttcCTTCTTATTCGCAAACTTTATAACGTTACTGCTTTTTTTCTGATCCTTAAAAAGAAACGATTATAAATGAAAAGTACTACACTGtacaaaatcaaattaaacCTATGTATCGATTTATTTCACGAATTTCACTTCTCAATACAATCCGATAAGTTACAAAATCTAGATCGTTCAATTGAAAGTaacgttaataattaaaaatcctcTGTAcaaattaatctaaaattaacgCCTTTTTTTCTATTCACTATATTCTATGGCCAACATATAACAtcttgttaaaaattaattctgtTCAATCTCGAACAACCGTGCCCGAAAACTCTCCACGTGGTACCACATCATCGAACTTATCGATCCTCGATCAGGAAAAGCCTGTCGAGAAGGTTCGTCGTAAAAAAGTCACTGTTCCGTTTAAAATCGATACAATTAGTTCCAAAAAGAAAACGCGTATCGTTAGGAATATCgttagcattattattattaatattattggtTCAGTTTTGATTGGACCGCGCGTACGGCAGACATTTATTagcttgttgcatatcaaatgttctcacatgatttcatgacataaaatcaCCACAAAATAATACGTAtgatataacaattttaaatttaatgtttaaagaaaataattgcatAAGTGTTTTATTGATATTCTAAATACAAAATGGTTAATCGTCCATCGCAAGAAACAATGGGTCAGAGTGAAATCTGTGTAACTATCTCTTTAGGAATTTCATATCCAATACAAGTTACAACTTTTATAAACAAAagaatacaatatttaataaatatttggtgattttagaaaatatgtagaaatttgttaaaacaCATTTTGTTTGAATGtcaattttaataaagttataattattaaatatcatttcgtGTACAACAATCTAATAGAAATGCCGTTCACAAAATCGACATCAGTCTGTTCGCTTGAATCTTACGTTTTACTCGTTAAATCATGGTCGTCGGAGTCTCGCGCGTCCACGTGCGATCGTACGTTTCTAACAAAGAAGCTTCATCAGGAGAGGCACACCGGATACGCGTAGAAAAGTCTCCTTCTTGAGCTCGTCTAGCCCCTATCAAAACGTGGTAATAGAAAATATCGCGTCTTCATCCGTCTTCCCTTCGAcggtgtaaaaaagaaaaaaatgaaaacgtgATAACTCGTCGAGACTCCTTTCGAACGCGACTGACAACAGTCCTCGATGGTCCACGGTGATCCCGTTCGTATCGAACAACGCAAAGAAGATACGAAATAGGAGTTAGGTTCAGTCGGGTCAACGAGACCCATCTGTTGCTGCTGAAATTCCATCGGCGATCACCAAAGTTTTAAATGGCAGTTACTCGTTTCTTTCGGAGTCCCAATTCGGTCGAGGGCTCTCGATGTAGAGAATGATACGACAGAACGTGAGACTTTCATGGTTTTATTCAAACGGGATTAAGTGTGATATGATGGAGAAAATATTTCGTTTGTGGTAAAGTTTCCGACCTTGAAGCTTCAACTTACAAGTAAATCGAGTCGCGATTAAATGACGACGTTagcccttgaacagcggagccaaACTTAgaaaacatattcaaaaatattaatttaaaattaaacgtataatttttaaaggagatagtttcatatattgaaagaataattgttaaaagaacagagtgtaaaatttagaaattgaagaaagtatgcaagagaaaattaaattaaaattcgggtctctctccatggtccgccgtccgagggttgaaCGAACGTCTCTAAAAGAATGAAACACGCGTTCAGCGTGCCATTAACGCGATTACAAAATTGAAAAGGATAACGTGAAAATGAATTCGaacgttaattaaaaagaaactcTCGTGCAATTAAGGGAAATTAATTGCAGGTCCACGATGAATTTGTTCGATCGTGTTGCTTGCTCGAGTTCAGAGTCGTGTCTAAATTTCATTGCTCGGAATCGAAGCaacgaacgaaaaagaaatgaCGAAAAATAGCGTGTGAGAGATCTCGTTGGTCGAGGAAACAGTGTACACCAGCCTCGACGACGAACGAAGAGCGAATAGAGCCGCGCGTGTGGCGTTCAATCGAGGTCCATCGAATAGATAACGGTGTTATCGTTTCCACGTCGCAGAGGATACTTCAATATTCGCACGATATCATATAAACATACAGCATCAAAAGTCGATACATTGATATAAACGCTCGTACGTGTTttcatttatatacatacacacCTATGCATGAGgcttgaaaagaaaagaaagaagaaaaggaaagaagaaaaaaaaaatgaacaaacgCAATGGTACGTGTGTCTCTGTATGTCTTCTGAACAAACGCCTCctctctatcgctttctctcgCTCCTCATCCTGCGTGTCTGTAAAAAGCACCTTCTTCGTTACAAAATCTTCGCGTCAACTATCTACTGCAATCTCATTCTCTCATCCATTCGTATCCAGTTACAATTCTTCCATCGGAACAACGTGAAAATATACTTTCCACTTCGTCTTTACGGATGCATACCAGCGAACAACAGCCTAGTTAAACTCTGAATACAACTTGCGCACAGAAATGCGATTACGATTCGTGAGTTATAGGTTTCCCCAAAAGAACAGAACCGCGATCATGGTGTCCCGTTGATTATTTTTCTCATTGAAGAGAAATAATTGTTCGCAGGAAAGATTGTTCCTGATCACGAGACATCCTGTATAGTGGCTTAAGACTTCTATATCACATCCTCAATATGTGCGGCAGTATTTTCTCTTACGATCTAAGCAGATCGGCGATCGACCGTTTAGGCGGTGAGAACGATGTTTGACATCCAACTCGAGAACCCGCGCGCATCGTTTCGCCGTTATatcgttattaaaaaaaaaaaattccctaTTCAATTCAGATACTCGAGGCTCTGACTCGACGATCGTTTTCAATTGGCAGTATCGAACAGACTCTCTCTCGTCCTTGAGAccttaaatgtacatagattaTCCTAGAACGGTTGTTAGCCGCTTAAATTCCTGGGCAAACATAAACAACGATTTTCCCAGCCAAACCGATTCCCATGCAAACGTTTTCAGGACGTAGAAAAAGCGGAACTTCTTCGTTAAGGATAATCGTCGATCCGATTTATTTCCCCCCTCCCCCCACCTTTTCAAGTCCTCCGTTGAACGGGAAGCGTGCAACGACGCGGAGAACGATTAACGTGTGTGTGGACTCTCGATATACTTAGGACCTCGAAAGGGTGACCGAATCACAGAAAAAATTCATCTCGCTCCTTTCGTTACTGTTTCCACCAGCTGCACAGACAGCAATACCATCGCCTTTCGGGATGGGGCTGAAGTAACTGCTATTGTCAGTGCATCGCCCTGGTCGTGGTCAGATGCGTGGTCTCCgcccttttcggaggcggtggtggtggtctTCTCTTGCTGGCGATCGCGTTCACGATGTTGATGCTGCGATTCTCGTCGGCGAACCTGACGGTCGCTTGCCTGGCCGGACTGGACGCGTACTCCACAGGTGCGTGTGGATCGGTTGCATAGACATTCTCGTATAAGTTATCAGCTCCGTAGTGTTCCTGGACCCAGTTCGAAACGTTGGTCTCTCTGTAATCAGCCACTGCAGGCGGTGGATCACGGAATCCGAGGACCTCGTGCGGGGTAGTGGTGGAATCTAGCTTACACTTCTGAGCTACCTGCCATTTTTTCCTCATCACTCTTTGGAGATCCTTCAGGAAGTCACCGGGAGGCGCTTGGTCGGATGCGGCGAGCTTCTTGGGAGACGTGAGCCTCGTGCTGTCCGATCTTCTCGGTGGCATGGGCTTCCTCTGGGGCAGAGCTGGACTTCCCGGTTCCTGCTGAGGTGGAAGATTGAACGTGATCTTCTTACCGGTGCCCGTCTTCGATTTCGGCGAGGTGGGTGGTTCCTGGATGGTCACCCTACGCTGGGGCTGAGGGCTGGAAGCGGCTTTCAGCTCAGCTAGATAAGGCGGAGCCGCGTAGTGTCCCGAGCCTTGCTTCATGGCACTTCGTCGCACGGTGTCCATATTCGGGTTTGGCCTGATGGGTTGCACCGTCGAGTTGTGTTGGTGAACGCCTGGGTGGGTTCCGTACAGCGACTCCACCTTGGAGTTTTGTCTGCTGAGGCTGGAACTGTTGTGCTGTTGCGTGCCGTATGCTGGCGGAGGAACGAATGGCGGAGGCGAAGTGAAGTTTGGCGAGCTCGGAGCGTAGGTCGGTGTGCTCGCGTTTGATCCTGGATAGGAACTGTGCGGGGAGGCCATTGAATTTGCAGTGTTGTTTATGTGAAGAACGTTCTGGGAGTTCGTGTTATAGTTCTGGCTGTTCGAGTTGTTCTGCAAGTTGTTCGTAGTCGAGTAGATCTGCTGATTGTTCGTAGATCTTGATGGAGCATGCGTTGGAGTGCCCTCGGGAGTGATGGAGTTCGTTGGGGTGGACTGTTTCGGTCGTGCACGCCGAATGGTTCCTGTTTCGCCCACCAAAGGACTCGGAGGTGGCGGAAGGGACGCCAGACTCAACGAAGAACCGGTGAGTTCTGGAGTATTGCACATTGGAAGCTCACCGGGAGCTGGAGGAGGTGGCAATGAATCCAGAGAGAGATTCGATCGGAACATTTCCGGCGGAGGTGGAGGAAGCGGCTCGTTGTCCGATTCTGTTTCCTCGGCTACTCTCGACGGCGATGGCGGTGGCGGTAAGGAAGTAATCGAATCCATCTGTAGAAATAAAGTGAATAAAGACGTTAAAAGATattctttacaaaatttcaaaacgagtttaaaataaaaaattcatcttAACAAATTCGTAATTTAAAATGAACTTACCATACAAGTTGGTATCGGGCTGGTAGGCGTCTTCGATTCCTGACTCTCCGACCTACTATATCCCATGGGACTCGCTCGCTCTCTAACTGGTGTACCAGGAGGTACAGGACTGACCGGAGTCGCGTTTCCGGATCGATGGTGTCTCTTCAACGTTCCAGACCCATCCGAGTCGGTACCACTTCTTCTTCGACTATGCCTTCTGGTTAATGTTCCAGAACCGGAACTCGTTGGACTTGGACAGGAATCCGGCTCGTCACGAACTGTCTCTCCAACTTCCTTCAACTGTCTCGTTATAGATGTGAGGGGTAGTTTTGGATTCATCGAAGGTTTCCTTTTGATAGTTCCCGTTGGAAATTCGCCACATTCGAAAGCTACCTGTGACACAAAATTAAACATCATATGAAATAAaagtttctaaaataaataaataaatttcttaagaAGTGATATATCAAAGGCTGTCAAAGTATTTGTACGTACTACCGGGTACAGTGATAATGTTCTACTCTAGTTCCCTCATGATCAAAGGATGAAATAACGAATTGATCGAATTACCTCGCAACTGCTAGGCGCTCCATCAGACAGACATCCGCTGGAGCTGGAGCTGCTAGCTCTGCTCAGTCTCCCATCATTGTTATAACTCTGTCGTTGTTCAGAATTGTAAATTTGCCTCTGGCCATCGTATTGTCTGGTAATAGCCACCTCCACGTTGTGCCTGAAGTTTTCCGTGAATTGACGAGCATTATCGTTGATGGTATTGTACTGTGTCTGATTCTGAGCTGGCACAGCGATCGAGCTAACGGAGCATGATCTGGCATGGGCCAATATATCGAGATCCTCTTGGGCGAGCTCGTCGACCAGGGTTCTATAGTTCTCCATCAATTGTCTTCCGTATTTGGCCACTCTTATCCCGACCATCCATCGTTCCAAGGACGCGTTATCCTCCGCGCAGAGGAACTTGATGTACTTGGTCGATTTAGGTTGCTGTAACCTGGGGTGCTTCACAGCGAAACAGAAATCTGTCGGGGCTTTGTATTTCTTCTTCCAGCCGATACCGTAATAAATTTGATTCACGTCGAATGTAGCCAGACAAACGAGATCACGAGCCGTGCGAGCTTTCTCCTTCGGCCAATAGTAGAGGCCGGATGCCCGCAGGATGAAGTGGTACCTTTTCCAGCCCTTCTTGCTGTCCGATTTTAGGTACAGCGGTCCCTCGacctagaaattaatattcaagcGTAGagtaaagaatttttatttcttaaagcTTTTTTAATCCTTGGATTAAATGCTAAATATCTGATTACGCATATTCCATAAAGGTAATCAATAAATTGACTGCTAGTACAGAAAACAGAGGTAATCGATTACCTCTGGAACTCCAACGTTGCTGCTAGAAAAGAATTCCTCCAGAAGAATATTACGAGAATGATCATCGTATTCTCCACTGCTCCTGTCTGACGGACCTAAAAGGAATCTCTCTGGAGTGAGGAACAATTGAGTTTTTTCTGGCCTCTCCACAAACAGCAGCTTGTTCTTCGAGTCTCTCGTCCATAGTAGAAGATTTTCCACTAGCAGCTCATGGTCTTCGTATACCCTTtctgaaaattaaaatgaatactTTCAATCAAATAACGACTTTTTCTCAAAGGACGACAAGCAACATTTGGAGGAAGATGTTTACCCATGAAAAGATCGGGAAGATGCTCGACCACCGCCCATTTTGGATCCATTGGCACGTGATTTTTGTCGGCGAGTAACCTGCATACATGAGCCACGCTCATTCCTTCGTCCACGAGCAAACTTTTCCCGCTGCCGTCCAAAGTGAACGCTTTGATGAAGAGTTTCTGAACGCTGGCCTCGCGTATCTTCTCCAACGCCAAGCGGATCTTTTCCGCCTTGACTCTGCCAGCAGCGTCTTCGCGAGTAAGGAAGATGAACGATCGTTAAAATATCTTCTCTTTAACTTAAGCGTCGAGGTATTCTATTCAATTTCGAAGAACTTCGACTAACGATAATCCTTTGTCGAGGAATTTTCTATGAAAACTTTCTATACCttttatacttattttcttcattttcttcatttctcataaagttatatgaaaattatgattgaaatttgaaactttcaaaGTTTTGGTATATCTTAATTATTAATGgtttaaatgaaatgaaaactcACCCATAAGCTGATGGGACTGCTGTTGTGGGGCTGTGTGCATGGCGGTCTGAGGAGGTTTGTGACCGGAACCGCTGCTACTCGCGGAACTCTCGCTGGACAACATCGACACCGTGTCCGAGAACGCACTGTCATTGTCAGGACTATCGGTCCGCATAGCTGGAACAAATGTTTGACAATTGTTAAACGGAGTTATAAATGCAAAGCAAACAGACTGTGCAAGTTGAGGATAACTGTTTCACCTGACCACATTTCATGGTTACTTTAGACTCAATACCgataataatattgaattttaaaaatgataaaaattcagtaaaaaatttattatgggcTCAAGGTTCTATTGATTAAAACAAATAATcgattttgaaatagaaaatgtaaCACAATTTCATGATAGAAAAGTGTAACAAAATATCACTTAttacatatcaatttaaagcttaaaatttcataaaactttCTATATAAATGGgttatcaatattcttaatacaaaaggAGTGGCTCCTCATTGAAACAAACAGAGTTAATATCATTGAATGTTTGTATTAAGATTATCGATAAACCATTTATATAGaaagtttcatgaaattttaagctttaaattgatataaagTACTATTTTGTtacacttttctgtcatgaaatttaattagatttaacactagaactaccaaaccagtcaaaatgactggtcttaagtttaaattataaattttatcgaggtattttagTTGAAATGTACGTTGGCTATTGTCaaaataaagaattatgtttctatattattttcaacttaaaaataagcgtgcatcaaacgtcggtagttctagtgttaacatTAGTAAATTGACTTAACATTATCATCTGGCAGAAAAGTTCAAACAAATTACCTCCTTCGTTTTTACCGATGTCGGTATTGTCAGCAGCGGTGATCCTTGTGCTGTTTGGTCGTCCCTGTCTCTGCGAATCGGGCGCAGGTGTGGCCGCGATGTCACCGTCGCATCGGCGCTCCAATGCGCACAATTCGCCGAGGATCGCGTCGAGATCGACATCCTGAGAATCTGCAAGAACGGCGAAAACAAAGGAAGGCAATTAGTAGTGG is drawn from Osmia lignaria lignaria isolate PbOS001 chromosome 14, iyOsmLign1, whole genome shotgun sequence and contains these coding sequences:
- the LOC117605593 gene encoding uncharacterized protein LOC117605593 isoform X4 — protein: MDRFFRWKSHKAQEDGLDNVSSATLRPFNSDINTPRIDSYRFSMANLEDSQDVDLDAILGELCALERRCDGDIAATPAPDSQRQGRPNSTRITAADNTDIGKNEGAMRTDSPDNDSAFSDTVSMLSSESSASSSGSGHKPPQTAMHTAPQQQSHQLMDAAGRVKAEKIRLALEKIREASVQKLFIKAFTLDGSGKSLLVDEGMSVAHVCRLLADKNHVPMDPKWAVVEHLPDLFMERVYEDHELLVENLLLWTRDSKNKLLFVERPEKTQLFLTPERFLLGPSDRSSGEYDDHSRNILLEEFFSSSNVGVPEVEGPLYLKSDSKKGWKRYHFILRASGLYYWPKEKARTARDLVCLATFDVNQIYYGIGWKKKYKAPTDFCFAVKHPRLQQPKSTKYIKFLCAEDNASLERWMVGIRVAKYGRQLMENYRTLVDELAQEDLDILAHARSCSVSSIAVPAQNQTQYNTINDNARQFTENFRHNVEVAITRQYDGQRQIYNSEQRQSYNNDGRLSRASSSSSSGCLSDGAPSSCEVAFECGEFPTGTIKRKPSMNPKLPLTSITRQLKEVGETVRDEPDSCPSPTSSGSGTLTRRHSRRRSGTDSDGSGTLKRHHRSGNATPVSPVPPGTPVRERASPMGYSRSESQESKTPTSPIPTCMMDSITSLPPPPSPSRVAEETESDNEPLPPPPPEMFRSNLSLDSLPPPPAPGELPMCNTPELTGSSLSLASLPPPPSPLVGETGTIRRARPKQSTPTNSITPEGTPTHAPSRSTNNQQIYSTTNNLQNNSNSQNYNTNSQNVLHINNTANSMASPHSSYPGSNASTPTYAPSSPNFTSPPPFVPPPAYGTQQHNSSSLSRQNSKVESLYGTHPGVHQHNSTVQPIRPNPNMDTVRRSAMKQGSGHYAAPPYLAELKAASSPQPQRRVTIQEPPTSPKSKTGTGKKITFNLPPQQEPGSPALPQRKPMPPRRSDSTRLTSPKKLAASDQAPPGDFLKDLQRVMRKKWQVAQKCKLDSTTTPHEVLGFRDPPPAVADYRETNVSNWVQEHYGADNLYENVYATDPHAPVEYASSPARQATVRFADENRSINIVNAIASKRRPPPPPPKRAETTHLTTTRAMH
- the LOC117605593 gene encoding uncharacterized protein LOC117605593 isoform X5, whose protein sequence is MLTNFGSNESILGYLSNKDSQDVDLDAILGELCALERRCDGDIAATPAPDSQRQGRPNSTRITAADNTDIGKNEGAMRTDSPDNDSAFSDTVSMLSSESSASSSGSGHKPPQTAMHTAPQQQSHQLMDAAGRVKAEKIRLALEKIREASVQKLFIKAFTLDGSGKSLLVDEGMSVAHVCRLLADKNHVPMDPKWAVVEHLPDLFMERVYEDHELLVENLLLWTRDSKNKLLFVERPEKTQLFLTPERFLLGPSDRSSGEYDDHSRNILLEEFFSSSNVGVPEVEGPLYLKSDSKKGWKRYHFILRASGLYYWPKEKARTARDLVCLATFDVNQIYYGIGWKKKYKAPTDFCFAVKHPRLQQPKSTKYIKFLCAEDNASLERWMVGIRVAKYGRQLMENYRTLVDELAQEDLDILAHARSCSVSSIAVPAQNQTQYNTINDNARQFTENFRHNVEVAITRQYDGQRQIYNSEQRQSYNNDGRLSRASSSSSSGCLSDGAPSSCEVAFECGEFPTGTIKRKPSMNPKLPLTSITRQLKEVGETVRDEPDSCPSPTSSGSGTLTRRHSRRRSGTDSDGSGTLKRHHRSGNATPVSPVPPGTPVRERASPMGYSRSESQESKTPTSPIPTCMMDSITSLPPPPSPSRVAEETESDNEPLPPPPPEMFRSNLSLDSLPPPPAPGELPMCNTPELTGSSLSLASLPPPPSPLVGETGTIRRARPKQSTPTNSITPEGTPTHAPSRSTNNQQIYSTTNNLQNNSNSQNYNTNSQNVLHINNTANSMASPHSSYPGSNASTPTYAPSSPNFTSPPPFVPPPAYGTQQHNSSSLSRQNSKVESLYGTHPGVHQHNSTVQPIRPNPNMDTVRRSAMKQGSGHYAAPPYLAELKAASSPQPQRRVTIQEPPTSPKSKTGTGKKITFNLPPQQEPGSPALPQRKPMPPRRSDSTRLTSPKKLAASDQAPPGDFLKDLQRVMRKKWQVAQKCKLDSTTTPHEVLGFRDPPPAVADYRETNVSNWVQEHYGADNLYENVYATDPHAPVEYASSPARQATVRFADENRSINIVNAIASKRRPPPPPPKRAETTHLTTTRAMH